tgtgtgtgtgtgtgtgtgtgtgtgtgtgagagagagagagagagagagagagagagagtagcgtagaaagaagaaagagagaaaaaaaatgagacaaagaagagaaagagagaggaaaacgAAGGACTAAGGAGAGATAggagaaaatgatgaaagagaGATTTGtgcatagaggagagagagagagagagagagagagagatgtgcaGAAAGTAGAGAAAAAGAGAAAGCAAAGAGAGGAGAGATCGAGAGAGAGGAgcggaaagaaaagaaaagaaaaaaaggcaGAAACAAAAAAGGAGGGTTTTATATTCaagttcttttaaaaaaaaaaaaaagagtagtgGGAAATGTGTCACTGTATAGATAGTGACACATGGCGCATCCAATACCACGCATTTGAAAAGTGACATGGTGCATGCGATCCTCATGACCATCAAatattatgtgttttttttttatggctAGATCACTACCATGTGAGGGATTTGTGTCAAACTTCTAAGACTAACCAGATTCTGCCACATGGCATGACGTCACCTTGCtacaataaattcaaaaaaataataaaataaaaaaaatagtgcCACATGTCGCCACTGTTGGCTAACACGGGCCACCCTTTACCCAACCAAGTCAGCTTAGTTTGACCTATCCCGAATCgtcagttttttttattatttataaattaattctAACTCtttaaaagttttttaaaaatgagaaaatattttaaaattcaagaaaaataataaaaattacttGAATTATTTTGAATCGGATAAAAAATGGATAAATCAAAATAGCAAAAATAAGTATAATGGAGAAAAGTCtataaaaatctttgaaaattctagaaaagttgaaaaaattttagaaaatttcttgaaattttttgaaaagcctaggaatgttttaaagactctttttgctcaattttgatgaatttgtttgattattatctgtatatattttattttggtgTGTGTGCGTCCTAATGATTATACAAAGGGTAAATAAGTATTACcaacctcacctatattagttctaagtgaggtttatctaataagatttcttcttttgaaggttttattagacattcctaaatcacaccttattttatattttccttttaaaattttaatatttatttatttttaaggagttaagtaaagaccattaaattcaatttaaggataattcattattaattaggtaccattcgtagaatGGATGTGTAGGGTAACTAGTACCCTCCCCTCGTATAATTAAACTTCGGATCCCAACTGGTAAATATAGACCGAGACTACTGGCTTCTTGACCTTAGGATTAGTTTAGATActaatcaacaagtagtaattaatTGAACTAACCGCACCTAGGTAGAATAGCAGGTTAGTAACAACTCCATTAAACtctcaatattattatttcttgtcATTCTGGACCCTTCTCCGAGATATTGTgacataaataaatttttaatattaatattcTCATATACAGAAGCTTCAAATCCCAAACTCTTCATAGGAACCGGAAACATATCATATATTGCTCCCAATGCACTAGACTAACATGAATAAACATTTAAGCAtgtatcaaataaaaaaaatcttaatctatcattccaaaaaaataaataaatcttaatTACTAACCTAAACAAATAAATACTATTAGCTAACGACTCTATATATGGTAACTTACAtctcaggaaaaaaaaaaaactgtataTGGTAAGATAACCAAAACTAGCAGTTAAGAACTATACTAATTATTTGCCTTTTTTTGAATTGACTACTACCTGTATGCTGCATGCGTGCACCTCTCATTTTATTTacctcttttattttttaaacattcCTTAAAAAAGCGCTGCAGAaccttaaaaattaatttataacCGACTCTCTTCAACTTTTACCCATCATTGATTAATGAGACCAATTCAAACCCTCCACAATTATAACATATTAATTCTATGAAAGCCTCCGCAATGGAGGcctcttttatttattcataatgtTGGGATAAGGTGACAAatacttagttcattttattttattttttgataatccAGAAACTACAATTACCAATCGCACCATTTTAAACATTACAATGTGATATCAAATTCGAAAATGAAAATCGTCAATTTGTAACTTCATAATTTACCGGGATAGACTCTCTAGTGAAAATCGAACTTATAACTTTAGAATTATGAAAGTTACAAGTTGCCATTTAGCATTGACCCAACTCAGCTGCCCACCTacctaatttatttattaaacacAGACGCTCCAAATTATATCCCTCGCCGCAAAAATTACATATGTCTGCGGCCGGCCGTACGCGTTCGACATTTAGCGAAAATTCACGTGAGATCTGTAAGTCTGGCCGGGCTGCCAGCCGGCGGGAATCACATTCGAGGCAACGAGAGTCCTGTGGGAGGCGCTGGTGGTTAGCCAGATGGAGAAGGGGGGTCGCAACGGCGAGCCGGAGTTGAGCTTCCAAACTGCACCCCAAGACTCCTGCATGGGATACCAGGGACCGTCGGCCTCCTGGAGATACACAGCGGAGACGTCGCCGTCGCTGTTCTCGTACTCCACTAGCACTGCAAAGTAGTAGGGGCTCGATCCCGCGTCCACGCGGAATGCCACCGGCATACCACGGTAGTTGCAAGCAACTCTGaaacaaataaaattaattagCTATTAGGAATTATTTACAGTAGCAATACTTCATTAAATTCGGataattatatacaaatgaaatttgAGCACACGGCATTCACCTTTTATATTGGATCTGCAGGAGGCCGGCATTACGCAAGGCGTAGCGGCCGTTGAAGGAATTGGCCATGGCTCCGAAGGCAGCACCGCTGAGATCAAAATGAGGTTGGCCGGAGGCGGAGCCACACCCTGGGCACTCGTCAGTGATCACTACGGTCACCGGATTCCCCGAGCACGCCGCATGCGAAGTGCATTTTACCTGACGATCACCCCGGTCCCCATTAATTAATTAcatacgtacatatatatatatatatatatatatatatatatatatataaagtggcATGCAAGCAGATTAATACAATTACGCACCTGATAACAAGCACCACAGCCGGTGCCGGAGTGGAACAGAGAAGGACCACCGGCGGATACAATGGAATAGAATGGAGCTTGTCCTACGGCATTCCCATATCCACACGCACCCCctgtatatatattatgtacacaacagtattcaaaaatttattatatatatgtatgccactcattttttattattattattttgaaaggATAGTGTCCACTTCCTTTGGTTACTCAATTAATTCATGAGAATAATGTTTCAGACTAATATGATTTTCTCTTCAcctttttttattcaaatatgtaTTAAGATATTACTTCAAATGAAAAACCATCATCAACAAGATTATGACTTGACATTTGTGTGGGAAGAAGTTGAGTTTATTGAGAACCAGactacttattttttatttttattttctaaacaAATTAATTATTGAAGTATCAAAGTTGAAGTATTATATATATACCTTCGCTGCCATCGCCACTGGGGGGGCCGTACCAGGTGGCCTGGGCGGGGGACCAACCGCCGCTGGGGTCTGCAGATAGCTGCAGAGCTTTGGGGAGATCGAAGAGGCTAGGGTCGAAGGAGAAGCAAGGGTTGAACAGAAGAGAGAGGAGAGTGACGAGAATGAAGTGAGGAAAAACCTGGAGAGGAGCCATTTGTATTAATGACTTAAAATGGTAAATATTAGATTATTCTTACTTCTTCTACCAAATGCTTGCACTATCAGCGCTCAGCTGAAGTTAGGTATTCAAGGCTGTGATTGCGTTTGCGTATTTATAGGGAGGCTGTGGCTGTGGCTGTGGCTGTGGCTGTGGCTGTGGCTGCTGGGCGGAGCCTAGTTGATGATGATTTGACTTTTCATGAGAGATTTTATTACATGGAGTGAAGGATTGAGCCCTAGGATCCAAGCCGCAATGCTCATGAACTAAGCGGCTCAAACCGTATTTGTGGGGGTCAGGGGCAACTCATGAGAAAATTTTTTTGGCCCATTTTGCACCCTATTCGAACCCTATGCGCAGcatataaaataattattttttgagtGATTAGGTTAAATTGTGACACTTCACGAGAGGGCGAAAGA
This region of Malania oleifera isolate guangnan ecotype guangnan chromosome 10, ASM2987363v1, whole genome shotgun sequence genomic DNA includes:
- the LOC131166626 gene encoding expansin-B15-like, giving the protein MAPLQVFPHFILVTLLSLLFNPCFSFDPSLFDLPKALQLSADPSGGWSPAQATWYGPPSGDGSEGGACGYGNAVGQAPFYSIVSAGGPSLFHSGTGCGACYQVKCTSHAACSGNPVTVVITDECPGCGSASGQPHFDLSGAAFGAMANSFNGRYALRNAGLLQIQYKRVACNYRGMPVAFRVDAGSSPYYFAVLVEYENSDGDVSAVYLQEADGPWYPMQESWGAVWKLNSGSPLRPPFSIWLTTSASHRTLVASNVIPAGWQPGQTYRSHVNFR